The following DNA comes from Occultella kanbiaonis.
GCGACGACGTTGACGGCCAGCAGCGACGGCCCATCGATGACTCCGGCGTTGTGGATCACGACGTCGACCGGCGCGAGTTGTCGTAGCTGGTTCGCGATGTCACGGACCTGGTCGGCATCGGCGAGATCGCCGACCACGACGTCGCTGCCCAGGCCATCGAGTCCGACGGCCGATGCACGGCCACGGGTCCGAGCGTGCAGCACGACGTCGTGGGACTGGTCGAGCAGCGTCTGCGCGGTCTGGCGGCCGATGCCGTCGGCGGAGCCGGTGATGAGGATGCGGGTCATGGCCGGATGAGGACCTTGAGGGCTTCGCGCGAATCCATGAGGCGGTAGGCCTCGGCGATCTCGTCGAGCGGGAGCGCTCGGTCGAAGACGCGACCGGGGTCGATGGTGCCGTCGAGCACCTGCGGGATCGCTGCCTCGAGGTAGGCGCGCACGGTCGCGGGGCCACCGGTGAGCGTGACGTTCTTGCCGAACAGTGAGGCGAATCCCACTGCGGCGTTGTCATACTGCGGCACGCCGACGCGCGAGATGGTTCCGCCCGGGCGGACGATGCCGTACGACTGTTCGTAGGCGGGCATGTGGCCGACCGCCTCCAGCACGACGCGCACACCTTCGCCATCCGTCAGCCCGAGCACCCTCGCGATGCCCTCCTCGCCACGCTCGGCAACGACGTCGGTGGCGCCGAACGCACGACCGAGATCGGTGCGCGACTCGTGTCGTCCCATGAGGATGATGGTCTCGGCGCCGAGCTGCTTCGCGGCCAGCACGGCCGAGAGCCCGACGGCACCGTCACCGACAACCGCGACGCTCGTGCCGGCCCCGACGCCTCCGCGGACTGCTGCGTGGTAGCCGGTGAGGTAGACGTCGGAGAGCGTGAGCAGCGAAGGCATGAGCGACCCATCCGTGCCTTCGGGGATGACGACGGCGGTGCCGTCGGCCTGCGGGACGCGCAGTCGCTCGGCCTGGGTCGCTCCGGTCTCGAGCCCATCGAAGAATCCGCCATGCTTGCACGAAGTGGTGATGCCCTCGCGGCAGAACGAGCAGGTGTTGTCGGAGAACGCGAACGGCACGATCACCGTCTGTCCGACGGCGAGTCGATTGATCTCGCTGCCGATCTCCTCGATCACGCCGATGGCCTCGTGACCCATGGGGCGACCATCCGGGGTGTCCTCGAGATCGTGGTACGGGTGCAGGTCCGAGCCGCAGACGCACGCGTAGGTGACGCGGATGATCGCGTCGGTGGGCTCCTGGATGGTTGGGTCGGGGACGTTGGCGACGCGGACGTCGCCGGCGCCATACATCAGAGCTGCTCGCATGAGCACTTCCTCTCGTCGTGGGTGGAGTGAGTCAAGTTCAGGCCGTCGGTCGGGCGACCCGCCGCCAGGACGCGATCGCTCGCTCGAGGTAGGTCCTGGTGGCGAGCGCCATGTCCACGTTCGGATCGAGCAACCATTGCAACCCGATGCCGTCAAGCGCCGCCGTCAGCAACCGCGCCTCGAGCGCGACCTGCGCCGGTGACAGCGCGCCGACGTCGCCGGCATCCACTGCTGTCTGCAGGTGACGGGCGAACGTTCGAAGGCTCGTCTCGTAGCGCTGCACGACGTAG
Coding sequences within:
- a CDS encoding zinc-binding dehydrogenase, with product MRAALMYGAGDVRVANVPDPTIQEPTDAIIRVTYACVCGSDLHPYHDLEDTPDGRPMGHEAIGVIEEIGSEINRLAVGQTVIVPFAFSDNTCSFCREGITTSCKHGGFFDGLETGATQAERLRVPQADGTAVVIPEGTDGSLMPSLLTLSDVYLTGYHAAVRGGVGAGTSVAVVGDGAVGLSAVLAAKQLGAETIILMGRHESRTDLGRAFGATDVVAERGEEGIARVLGLTDGEGVRVVLEAVGHMPAYEQSYGIVRPGGTISRVGVPQYDNAAVGFASLFGKNVTLTGGPATVRAYLEAAIPQVLDGTIDPGRVFDRALPLDEIAEAYRLMDSREALKVLIRP